In Rubripirellula tenax, the following are encoded in one genomic region:
- a CDS encoding sulfatase-like hydrolase/transferase — translation MQIERLTMKALFTSVFALLTLYGNVVADDRPNVIIVMPDDVSHGVFTYYNPESTSQTPNIDRLAETSVRLTDFHVSPSCAPTRAAALTGRSNSVSGIWHTIAGRSLLRNDEITMADIFRHNGYATAMIGKWHLGDNYPFRPKDRGFEYVAWTKGGGAGQQPDYWGNMHHAAHYWVNDALVEMTDEDDGLKGAFLTNSMFNRAFEFMEENQKNNKPFFVYLPTAAAHSPWPQGPEDARSGLSSKPATVENIDKNVGRLVSFLDEKNLADNTILIFFTDNGSGEFMYRGGKISYFDGGTRVPSYVRWPAGGLGGDGRGRDVTPLTCHMDWLPTLMDMIGLDDVPNRPKKLKLHGQSFKSFLDADAGNDSDSDFRNRKVTVCNMRREKFDKYRNLSVKKDEWDDDTIVHKWRLTRSGSKSEWELWDVLADRAQTKNLIADPANADVVAELKQAYEDWYALVAERQDEFARIVIGHPAEPVTQLNSHDFHNQELWNHKIVAEGTTGSGFLAVDFATPGSYHFDLRRWPKEVEEESTLTTAPSGKVYDGKSVPKAIDVASARIKIWNGDNVYTDQKKDAVAGADGIPFRIDNLPKGPAFVQTWFYNSAGEPEGAVYYNYARPAAITTAE, via the coding sequence ATGCAAATCGAAAGGCTAACGATGAAGGCCCTGTTCACATCCGTTTTTGCACTCCTGACACTCTATGGAAACGTTGTCGCCGATGACAGACCCAACGTCATCATCGTCATGCCCGATGACGTAAGCCATGGGGTGTTTACTTACTACAATCCAGAATCGACTTCGCAAACGCCCAACATCGATCGATTGGCCGAAACGAGTGTCCGTCTGACCGACTTTCATGTTTCTCCCAGTTGCGCGCCGACTCGCGCCGCTGCGCTGACAGGCCGATCCAATAGCGTCTCGGGGATTTGGCACACCATCGCTGGCCGAAGTCTGCTTCGCAACGATGAAATCACGATGGCCGACATCTTCCGGCACAATGGATATGCCACCGCAATGATTGGCAAGTGGCACCTGGGCGACAACTATCCCTTTCGCCCCAAAGATCGAGGTTTCGAGTATGTTGCGTGGACCAAAGGCGGTGGCGCCGGCCAGCAACCCGATTACTGGGGCAACATGCATCACGCCGCCCACTACTGGGTGAACGACGCCTTGGTCGAAATGACGGACGAAGACGACGGATTGAAAGGAGCCTTTCTGACGAATTCGATGTTCAATCGAGCCTTCGAGTTCATGGAAGAAAACCAGAAGAACAACAAGCCGTTCTTCGTCTACTTGCCGACCGCCGCCGCACACAGCCCCTGGCCCCAGGGACCGGAAGATGCACGAAGCGGACTCAGTTCCAAGCCAGCCACGGTCGAAAACATTGATAAGAACGTGGGACGACTCGTCAGCTTTCTTGACGAGAAGAATCTCGCCGACAACACCATCCTGATCTTCTTCACCGACAACGGCAGCGGCGAATTCATGTATCGGGGCGGAAAGATCTCTTACTTTGACGGCGGAACGCGAGTCCCCAGCTATGTCCGTTGGCCCGCAGGCGGCCTGGGTGGCGACGGACGGGGAAGAGATGTGACTCCGTTGACGTGTCACATGGATTGGCTGCCCACTTTGATGGACATGATTGGCTTAGACGACGTCCCCAACCGACCAAAAAAACTGAAATTGCACGGCCAGAGTTTTAAGAGTTTCTTGGATGCCGACGCGGGCAACGATTCCGATTCAGATTTCCGAAACAGAAAAGTCACCGTCTGCAATATGCGGAGAGAAAAGTTTGATAAGTACCGAAATCTCTCCGTCAAAAAAGATGAATGGGACGACGATACGATTGTCCATAAGTGGCGACTGACCCGGTCCGGATCAAAATCCGAGTGGGAGCTTTGGGACGTACTAGCCGATCGAGCTCAGACAAAAAATCTGATCGCAGATCCAGCCAACGCCGACGTCGTGGCGGAACTCAAACAAGCCTATGAAGATTGGTACGCGTTAGTAGCAGAACGCCAAGACGAATTCGCCCGCATCGTGATTGGTCATCCCGCGGAACCAGTCACCCAACTCAACAGCCACGACTTTCACAACCAAGAATTGTGGAATCATAAAATCGTGGCTGAAGGAACAACGGGCAGCGGTTTCCTTGCCGTCGATTTTGCCACGCCAGGATCGTACCACTTTGATCTGCGCCGCTGGCCGAAAGAGGTCGAAGAAGAGTCAACGCTTACAACCGCGCCGAGCGGAAAAGTCTATGACGGCAAGAGCGTCCCCAAAGCGATCGACGTCGCCAGCGCGCGAATCAAGATCTGGAACGGAGACAATGTTTATACGGACCAAAAAAAGGATGCTGTAGCAGGCGCCGACGGCATCCCCTTTCGAATCGACAATCTTCCCAAGGGACCCGCATTCGTGCAAACGTGGTTTTACAACTCCGCCGGCGAACCCGAAGGCGCCGTGTACTACAACTACGCACGCCCGGCCGCGATCACGACGGCAGAATAG
- the fliN gene encoding flagellar motor switch protein FliN, which translates to MADPNDEVEENEASADKPAVAAAGPDPADSKKKLNTDEIEDLLNQATASLDEAVGDNVSTEAQPKPFSFGDLTPGTEPAQRQPIDLLGEVEMDLRVELGRTQMRLEEVLQLRSGSVVALDKLAGDPVDIFVNGRLIARGEVLVMNDNFCIRVTELVGA; encoded by the coding sequence GTGGCTGATCCGAACGACGAAGTCGAAGAAAACGAAGCAAGCGCAGACAAGCCAGCCGTTGCGGCGGCTGGGCCTGATCCGGCGGACTCGAAAAAGAAGCTCAATACAGACGAAATCGAGGATCTTCTCAACCAAGCCACTGCGTCGCTGGACGAAGCCGTTGGCGACAACGTTTCGACCGAAGCCCAGCCGAAACCGTTCAGTTTCGGCGATCTGACGCCCGGTACGGAACCGGCCCAGCGGCAACCGATCGATCTGCTCGGCGAAGTCGAGATGGATTTGCGGGTCGAACTCGGTCGCACTCAAATGCGACTCGAAGAAGTTCTTCAATTGCGCAGCGGTTCCGTCGTCGCGCTCGACAAGCTTGCCGGCGATCCCGTCGACATTTTTGTCAACGGACGCTTGATTGCCCGAGGCGAAGTTCTGGTCATGAACGATAACTTCTGTATTCGAGTTACCGAACTTGTCGGCGCCTAA
- a CDS encoding lysophospholipid acyltransferase family protein — translation MTVVLDRPYQFVPPHRGDWWPSFIQTFRIVDWYLKKAEGVVAYECRGLEHWDASLKRGDAILLAPNHCRYADPLVLGWPARQLGCHVHAMASWHLFAKSKFDAFAIQKMGGFSINRESSDRASLEAAIGILTKAERPLILFPEGTTNRTNDVLKPLLEGVAFIARSAAKRREKESGGQLVMHPVAMKYLCTSGARDWADEQLRQLELHLGWRPLASRSILQRTIRLAEALLSLKEIEYFGGVRSGDLPSRRDGLIEHVLAASESRLAIANENADVRSRVRAIRNAVVSGRFSADTHDISSLQHDAAAADLAQELMSYPDGYLMAADVTDTRIVETIQRMQESFFGRANVEVPLKVVIQCDAPIRVSPDKPPRGQVDPVMSQLENRLTSMIASLSAEARDAISSGLV, via the coding sequence ATGACCGTTGTTCTGGATCGCCCTTACCAATTTGTGCCACCTCATCGTGGTGATTGGTGGCCCTCGTTCATCCAAACGTTTCGCATCGTCGACTGGTATCTGAAGAAGGCCGAAGGCGTCGTCGCATACGAATGTCGCGGGCTCGAACACTGGGACGCGTCTCTAAAACGAGGCGACGCAATTCTGTTGGCGCCCAACCATTGTCGATACGCCGATCCGTTGGTCTTGGGATGGCCGGCCAGACAACTCGGATGCCACGTTCACGCGATGGCGTCATGGCACTTGTTCGCCAAAAGCAAATTTGACGCGTTCGCGATTCAAAAAATGGGCGGGTTCAGTATCAATCGCGAATCCAGCGACCGTGCATCGTTAGAAGCCGCGATCGGAATTTTGACCAAGGCCGAACGACCGCTGATTCTGTTCCCCGAAGGAACCACCAACCGAACCAACGATGTACTCAAGCCGTTACTCGAAGGTGTCGCGTTCATTGCTCGATCAGCAGCAAAACGACGTGAAAAAGAATCCGGCGGTCAGTTGGTCATGCACCCGGTGGCGATGAAGTATCTGTGCACCAGCGGCGCGCGGGACTGGGCCGACGAACAACTGAGGCAACTCGAATTGCATCTCGGATGGCGTCCACTGGCCAGCCGATCCATTTTGCAGCGAACGATACGGTTGGCCGAAGCCCTGTTGTCGCTCAAAGAGATCGAATACTTCGGCGGCGTTCGTTCGGGCGACTTACCCAGTCGACGTGATGGCCTGATCGAGCACGTTTTGGCGGCAAGCGAATCACGACTGGCAATCGCGAACGAAAACGCCGATGTCCGCAGCCGTGTTCGAGCGATCCGCAATGCCGTTGTCTCTGGACGGTTCAGCGCCGACACGCACGACATCTCCTCGCTTCAACATGACGCCGCGGCCGCCGACTTGGCACAAGAATTGATGTCCTATCCCGACGGATATCTGATGGCCGCCGACGTCACCGACACACGCATCGTCGAAACAATCCAGCGGATGCAAGAATCGTTCTTCGGCCGCGCAAACGTCGAGGTGCCACTGAAGGTCGTGATCCAATGCGACGCGCCGATTCGCGTTTCGCCCGACAAACCCCCGCGAGGCCAAGTCGATCCCGTCATGTCCCAACTGGAAAATCGATTGACGTCCATGATCGCCTCGCTATCGGCGGAAGCACGCGACGCAATCAGTTCCGGTCTGGTCTAA
- a CDS encoding motility protein A: MDIASLVGVILAVGLILGSIALGNAPFSAFIDIPSFMVVCGGAVAAALIAFPLSSMLKSPMIALKVLLNKGEDRLALIKQIVELAETARRDGLLALESKVADIANPLVKTGIQMAVDGSTPEIVEEVLRTEVEAIQCRHREGKGIMDQLGRFAPAYGMIGTLMGLIMMLQDMSDPSGIGAGMAVALITTLYGAIVANVICCPFAEKLGLISRNEVISLEIAIRGVMAIQSGESPRAIDQKLRTFLPPKQRAAE; this comes from the coding sequence ATGGATATCGCTAGCCTCGTCGGTGTGATCCTCGCCGTCGGTTTGATCCTCGGATCGATCGCGTTAGGTAACGCTCCCTTTTCAGCCTTCATCGACATCCCGTCGTTCATGGTTGTTTGCGGGGGAGCGGTCGCGGCCGCGCTGATTGCATTCCCGCTTAGCAGTATGCTGAAGTCGCCGATGATCGCGCTGAAGGTGCTATTGAACAAGGGTGAAGATCGCTTGGCACTGATCAAGCAGATCGTCGAGTTGGCCGAAACGGCGCGACGCGACGGATTGCTGGCACTCGAATCCAAAGTGGCCGACATCGCAAACCCGCTCGTCAAAACAGGCATCCAAATGGCTGTCGACGGCAGCACGCCTGAAATTGTAGAAGAAGTCTTGCGGACCGAAGTCGAGGCCATCCAGTGTCGTCACCGCGAAGGAAAGGGCATCATGGACCAACTCGGGCGATTCGCGCCCGCCTATGGGATGATCGGGACGTTGATGGGTTTGATCATGATGCTTCAAGACATGTCCGACCCATCCGGGATTGGTGCCGGTATGGCGGTTGCGTTGATCACGACGCTCTACGGCGCTATCGTGGCCAACGTTATCTGTTGCCCGTTTGCGGAAAAATTGGGTCTGATCAGCCGCAACGAAGTGATCAGTCTTGAAATCGCCATTCGAGGAGTCATGGCCATTCAATCCGGCGAAAGCCCTCGTGCGATCGACCAGAAGCTGCGTACATTCCTGCCGCCCAAACAACGTGCTGCGGAGTAA
- a CDS encoding NAD(P)/FAD-dependent oxidoreductase has product MKSHILIVGGGVIGLATAWELSNRGYQVTILDRGRVGKATSWAAAGILPPANFDTATDPIDQLRGLSHRLFPEWAAKLQRLTDIDIGLRRCGGWYLADTPGERASMIGMTGYWDELGIECHAVAVDEVARREPAIKSWITRTSANDEPVASAWWVPDESQIRTPRYLKALAAACRSAGVTIVENVSVEAIESGDNASRCRCGDQWYSADAMIVCGGSWTGSVAEMLQLEQSIIPIRGQILLLKTERPVVGSVVNVGHRYVMCRDDGSTLVGSCEEEVGFQLGTDEAMLDQLNAFAVAMAPELASAARIHQWSGLRPLTFDGFPMIGRVPNHPNLYVAAGHFRSGVHLSPGTAIVLSDLIEGNTPAVSLDAFRVGKQQTQPH; this is encoded by the coding sequence ATGAAGTCTCATATCCTGATCGTCGGCGGCGGCGTTATTGGACTGGCGACGGCATGGGAATTGTCGAATCGAGGCTACCAGGTGACGATTCTGGATCGCGGTCGCGTCGGCAAGGCGACGTCTTGGGCAGCCGCTGGGATTCTGCCCCCGGCGAATTTTGACACGGCCACCGATCCGATCGACCAACTTCGCGGGTTGTCGCATCGGCTGTTTCCCGAATGGGCCGCGAAGCTTCAGCGTTTGACGGACATCGACATCGGACTGCGACGGTGTGGGGGTTGGTATTTGGCCGACACGCCCGGCGAGCGCGCTTCGATGATCGGGATGACCGGCTACTGGGACGAATTGGGCATCGAATGTCACGCGGTCGCCGTTGACGAAGTCGCGCGGCGCGAACCGGCGATCAAGTCATGGATCACGCGTACGTCGGCTAATGACGAACCGGTTGCGTCGGCTTGGTGGGTTCCCGATGAGTCTCAAATTCGCACACCACGCTACTTGAAGGCTCTGGCGGCCGCTTGTCGATCGGCCGGTGTGACCATCGTCGAAAATGTTTCGGTCGAAGCGATCGAATCCGGCGATAACGCGTCCCGATGCCGCTGCGGCGATCAATGGTATTCGGCGGATGCGATGATCGTCTGCGGTGGTTCATGGACGGGCAGCGTCGCCGAAATGTTGCAACTTGAACAATCGATCATTCCGATCCGTGGTCAGATTTTGCTGTTGAAAACAGAACGGCCCGTCGTGGGTTCCGTCGTCAATGTGGGTCACCGATATGTGATGTGCCGCGACGACGGTTCGACATTGGTGGGATCATGCGAAGAAGAGGTCGGATTCCAATTGGGCACTGATGAAGCGATGCTTGACCAGCTGAATGCGTTCGCAGTCGCGATGGCACCCGAGCTGGCATCGGCAGCGAGGATTCATCAATGGTCGGGCCTGCGTCCATTGACTTTTGACGGTTTCCCCATGATCGGTCGTGTGCCCAACCATCCAAACTTATATGTCGCGGCGGGGCATTTTCGCAGCGGTGTCCACTTGTCGCCGGGGACCGCGATCGTGCTGTCCGATTTGATCGAGGGAAATACGCCCGCGGTCTCTCTGGACGCGTTTCGCGTCGGCAAACAACAAACTCAACCTCATTGA
- a CDS encoding flagellar FlbD family protein: MIKLTRLDGEPFVLNAELIRYVERRPDTFITLTSGDRIVVVESMDVVIERAVDYQQKKHFMPMPRVMAG, from the coding sequence ATGATCAAGCTAACGCGGCTCGACGGTGAGCCTTTCGTGCTCAATGCCGAACTGATTCGATACGTCGAACGACGCCCCGATACCTTCATCACCCTGACATCGGGCGACCGCATTGTTGTTGTCGAGTCGATGGATGTCGTGATCGAACGTGCTGTTGACTACCAACAGAAAAAGCACTTCATGCCGATGCCGCGAGTGATGGCGGGTTAG
- a CDS encoding serine/threonine protein kinase codes for MDAKVSDRLVVKVREKLDGGLPSNPKKLAGIFKKEGLLTAWHIEKLLAGKYKGFFLGKYKLLGHIGTGGMSSVYLAEHVRMGDKRAIKVLPKSRVRDATYLARFQLEAKAIASLNHPNIVMAYDIDNEGDVHYIVMEYVDGLDLQQLVKRDGAMDFSTAAEVISQAARGLAHAHERGVIHRDVKPANLLIDPVGGVRLLDMGLALVTAGDDESLTIANNENVLGTADYLAPEQALNSHQVDHRADIYGLGCTLYFLLTAKPPFSDGTLAQRIAKHQTEMPTSIRQLRSDCPGELEGICVKMIQKDPKYRYQSASEVAEVLTKFAMAVPKGSTVTAGMGARPNFDGAGSSSISLDDLQRSSVGQGDTITNKNDDTLASARSELIRGNGISASDSGRLVDVKQRPDLIDGSFLDLQLESGYRPSSNVAQRGSASNPISGSISSVGRPAMRSTSTSDVHEDSGSGSGRRRPSQVNKGLDPILIGALVTALFIIALAIGFFLARVTS; via the coding sequence GTGGACGCCAAGGTTTCCGACCGCCTGGTCGTGAAGGTGCGCGAGAAGTTAGACGGCGGACTCCCGTCGAACCCGAAAAAACTTGCGGGAATCTTCAAGAAAGAAGGTTTGCTGACGGCGTGGCATATCGAGAAGTTGCTTGCGGGCAAATACAAGGGCTTCTTTTTAGGGAAATACAAACTGCTCGGCCACATCGGCACCGGCGGCATGAGCAGCGTGTATCTGGCCGAACACGTTCGCATGGGCGACAAACGGGCGATCAAAGTTTTGCCTAAGAGCCGCGTTCGCGACGCAACCTACTTGGCTCGGTTTCAATTGGAAGCCAAAGCGATCGCGTCGCTGAATCATCCCAACATCGTGATGGCGTACGACATCGACAACGAAGGCGATGTCCACTACATCGTGATGGAGTACGTCGACGGGCTCGATCTACAGCAGCTCGTCAAGCGTGACGGTGCGATGGATTTCTCCACCGCCGCCGAAGTCATCTCGCAAGCCGCGCGGGGCCTCGCTCACGCCCACGAACGTGGCGTCATTCACCGCGACGTGAAACCAGCCAACCTCTTGATCGATCCCGTCGGCGGCGTCCGGTTGTTGGACATGGGTTTGGCACTGGTGACGGCCGGCGACGACGAATCGTTGACCATTGCAAACAACGAGAACGTACTGGGCACGGCTGACTACCTGGCCCCCGAACAAGCGCTCAACAGTCACCAAGTCGATCATCGCGCCGACATCTACGGACTCGGTTGCACGTTGTACTTTTTGCTGACCGCCAAACCTCCATTCAGTGACGGGACGCTCGCTCAACGGATCGCCAAGCATCAAACTGAAATGCCGACATCGATTCGTCAACTCAGATCCGATTGCCCAGGCGAACTGGAAGGCATATGTGTCAAGATGATCCAGAAGGATCCGAAGTACCGCTATCAGTCCGCCAGCGAAGTTGCCGAAGTACTTACGAAGTTTGCAATGGCGGTCCCCAAAGGTTCGACAGTCACCGCAGGGATGGGAGCTCGACCGAACTTCGACGGCGCGGGGTCGTCTTCGATTTCGCTGGATGATCTACAGCGTTCATCCGTGGGCCAAGGTGACACGATCACCAACAAGAACGATGACACACTTGCCAGCGCTCGCAGCGAGTTGATCCGCGGCAATGGAATCAGCGCCAGTGATAGCGGACGTTTGGTGGATGTGAAGCAACGGCCGGACTTGATCGACGGCAGCTTCCTTGATCTGCAACTCGAATCGGGCTATCGCCCCAGCTCCAATGTCGCCCAACGAGGCTCGGCCTCCAACCCAATATCAGGCAGTATTTCATCCGTGGGTCGCCCCGCCATGCGATCGACGTCGACATCGGATGTCCATGAAGATTCGGGTTCAGGCAGCGGACGACGAAGACCATCGCAAGTCAACAAAGGACTTGACCCCATATTGATCGGTGCGTTGGTGACGGCCCTGTTCATCATCGCGTTGGCGATCGGGTTCTTTCTCGCGCGGGTCACGAGCTAA
- a CDS encoding TIGR04282 family arsenosugar biosynthesis glycosyltransferase has protein sequence MPREADPAEAAERIPGEERLSIRIGLMMKDWQPGRVKTRLAVSIGFEAAAALHRLFVHHLCRSLAQTADERTLVYAPAEAGSRLQSQLVAWRLEQNWSITVQSDGDLGKRMETWFTSVFSDVHSESPVAAIVIGADCPLLSQDDLRQAAAALETCDIVLGPAMDGGYYLIAIRSHRVASNRSVRTQLGELFSEIPWGTSSVLEMTRDRIGNLGWKVSMLEVREDVDTVTQLNGLRRQLSRQVVSDESSSLVEFARNIDRVLEGATAPEIPS, from the coding sequence TTGCCACGCGAAGCTGACCCCGCCGAAGCCGCTGAACGCATTCCCGGCGAAGAGCGACTGTCGATTCGTATCGGGTTGATGATGAAGGACTGGCAACCCGGCCGAGTCAAGACGCGATTGGCGGTCTCGATTGGATTCGAAGCGGCGGCCGCCCTGCACCGACTTTTTGTCCACCATTTGTGTCGCTCGCTTGCCCAGACGGCCGACGAAAGAACGCTGGTTTACGCTCCCGCCGAAGCAGGAAGCCGGCTGCAGAGCCAACTTGTCGCATGGAGATTGGAACAGAACTGGTCGATAACCGTTCAGTCCGACGGCGACTTGGGCAAACGAATGGAGACGTGGTTCACGAGCGTTTTTTCGGACGTCCATTCCGAATCGCCGGTCGCGGCGATCGTGATTGGTGCGGACTGCCCCTTGTTGTCGCAAGACGATCTGCGCCAAGCGGCGGCGGCATTGGAAACGTGCGATATCGTGTTGGGGCCGGCCATGGATGGCGGATACTATTTGATCGCGATTCGGTCGCATCGGGTGGCATCAAACCGCTCGGTCCGTACCCAACTGGGTGAACTGTTTTCCGAGATCCCTTGGGGCACCTCGTCGGTGTTGGAAATGACTCGGGATCGGATCGGCAATTTGGGTTGGAAGGTGTCCATGCTGGAAGTCCGCGAAGACGTCGATACAGTCACGCAACTCAACGGCCTTCGTCGTCAATTGTCTCGCCAAGTCGTGTCGGACGAATCGTCGTCGTTGGTCGAGTTCGCTAGGAATATTGATCGTGTACTCGAGGGCGCCACTGCGCCGGAGATTCCTTCATGA
- a CDS encoding dihydrolipoamide acetyltransferase — protein sequence MADEAPEKEDAEVAAEPQSGGGGRMLIIAFVAVVVLLETAMFFFFVPSADDVSALAEAKLIQSVQKGEVEAEEQESDENEVVEFQLGMYGEIFSPHDTERTYRVELDLYGLIRKKNDEKMKSEFGSKEGRLRNAIRMKIRNSSMEELGENNLGLLERGILTKCNHMLEEDLLLGVGFKSYQLIEQ from the coding sequence ATGGCAGATGAAGCACCCGAGAAGGAAGACGCCGAAGTAGCAGCCGAACCACAATCCGGCGGCGGTGGACGCATGTTGATCATCGCGTTCGTGGCGGTTGTCGTGCTGCTTGAAACGGCGATGTTCTTTTTCTTTGTTCCCAGCGCTGATGACGTCAGTGCGTTGGCTGAAGCGAAATTGATCCAGTCGGTTCAAAAAGGCGAAGTCGAAGCCGAGGAACAGGAATCCGACGAGAACGAGGTCGTTGAATTCCAGTTGGGGATGTATGGCGAAATCTTCAGCCCACACGACACGGAACGGACGTACCGCGTCGAGCTCGATCTCTACGGTTTGATCCGGAAGAAAAACGATGAGAAAATGAAATCGGAATTTGGTAGCAAAGAAGGCCGACTCCGCAACGCCATTCGCATGAAAATCCGAAACAGCTCGATGGAAGAGCTCGGCGAAAATAATTTGGGCTTGCTCGAACGAGGCATTTTGACGAAATGTAACCACATGCTCGAGGAAGATTTGCTGTTGGGCGTCGGCTTTAAGTCGTATCAACTGATCGAGCAGTGA
- a CDS encoding OmpA/MotB family protein, with the protein MDQEEDVIGIPEWVVTFGDMMSLLLTFFIMLVSLSEIKEEETYQALVDSMQQQFGYAKTLDALAPGDSRPRSTAFKPLATTGRAKKKDTANGGVPEKAPTGEEPLVRIIRPGQVTAVGSVVFFEIGSDRLSKSTESVLTDLAVQMRGKPQKIEVRGHVSAEYAARTEGTEEAVMLGIRRAAAVQRFLTRNTELNPNRFRISSAAASEPMSSSGRGNSVSQNSRVEVFMLDETVDDLVGTEAERNAAVVIPGGN; encoded by the coding sequence ATGGATCAAGAAGAAGATGTGATCGGCATCCCCGAGTGGGTTGTGACGTTCGGCGACATGATGAGTTTGCTGCTGACGTTCTTTATCATGTTGGTGTCGCTTAGCGAGATCAAAGAAGAAGAAACGTATCAAGCACTCGTCGACTCGATGCAGCAACAATTCGGATACGCCAAAACGCTTGACGCGCTCGCACCAGGCGATTCACGTCCGCGTAGCACGGCGTTCAAACCGCTTGCAACGACCGGACGCGCCAAGAAAAAAGATACGGCCAACGGCGGTGTGCCTGAAAAGGCACCGACCGGCGAAGAACCGCTTGTGCGCATCATCCGGCCCGGACAAGTCACGGCAGTCGGTTCCGTTGTGTTTTTCGAAATCGGTTCGGATCGTTTGTCGAAATCAACCGAATCGGTGCTGACGGATCTGGCCGTCCAGATGCGAGGCAAGCCGCAGAAGATCGAAGTACGTGGCCACGTATCGGCCGAGTACGCAGCCCGAACCGAAGGTACCGAAGAAGCTGTGATGTTAGGTATCCGTCGCGCCGCCGCGGTCCAGCGGTTCCTTACCAGAAATACGGAATTGAACCCGAATCGTTTCCGGATTTCATCCGCCGCCGCAAGCGAACCGATGAGTAGCAGCGGCCGAGGAAACTCGGTTTCCCAGAATTCGCGTGTCGAAGTCTTCATGCTAGATGAGACGGTCGACGACCTTGTCGGTACGGAAGCCGAACGCAATGCCGCCGTGGTCATTCCCGGTGGAAACTAA